A stretch of the Haloarcula ordinaria genome encodes the following:
- a CDS encoding nitrite/sulfite reductase, with amino-acid sequence MPTKVENWKDEVYGNEIREHLFEFAEQGWDAIPEDEHDAWFERFKWWGLYHQRSGQESYFMMRIGTPNGVIEPGQLEVIGEVAKEYATGPAENPEFGDAYCDWTTRQSIQLHWIKLEDIPEIFDKLESVGLTTQQACGDSWRNIVGCPVAGKDKHEHIDAWPVAEDLHETFKGNDDYANLPRKWKVAVTGCDEGCGQGDINDLAFEPAEKDGELGFNVRVGGGLSRKEPRLARSLDVWVPPEQAADVAHGMSALFREYGDREDRFNARIKFLVDEWGTEKMREVLQAEFVDFELPTAGEDMRDQYTYNTGTQAGHNDHVGVTEQPDGNYYVGLNVLVGRMGADDTLALADLADEYGSGEVRLTQRQNVVVTDIPEENLDDFLAADLLEDYSPDPSPFMRGSIACTGSEFCSLSIVETKNRQVRYARWLKDNVTLPADHDEFHIHLSGCTASCAQPQIADVSLRGMKTRKDGEPVEALDIGLGGGLGDDPRFADWVELRVPADEVPGAIKNLVENFKSHRADDETFRDFVEARDEETLADLVEPEETDYEDPFMHNTKMTWYPYAEDDSMDASPAPTNGKGEPLPSDD; translated from the coding sequence ATGCCGACCAAGGTAGAGAACTGGAAGGACGAAGTCTACGGTAACGAAATCCGCGAGCACCTCTTCGAGTTCGCGGAGCAGGGGTGGGACGCCATCCCCGAGGACGAACACGACGCCTGGTTCGAGCGCTTCAAGTGGTGGGGCCTGTACCACCAGCGCTCCGGCCAGGAGTCGTACTTCATGATGCGCATCGGGACGCCGAACGGCGTCATCGAGCCGGGACAGCTGGAGGTCATCGGCGAGGTCGCAAAGGAGTACGCGACCGGCCCCGCCGAGAACCCCGAGTTCGGCGACGCCTACTGTGACTGGACGACGCGCCAGTCCATCCAACTGCACTGGATCAAACTCGAGGACATCCCCGAGATCTTCGACAAACTGGAGTCCGTCGGGCTGACGACCCAGCAGGCCTGTGGCGACTCCTGGCGCAACATTGTCGGCTGTCCCGTGGCCGGCAAGGACAAGCACGAGCACATCGACGCCTGGCCGGTCGCCGAGGACCTCCACGAGACGTTCAAGGGCAACGACGACTACGCGAACCTCCCCCGGAAGTGGAAAGTCGCCGTCACCGGCTGTGACGAGGGCTGTGGCCAGGGCGACATCAACGACCTCGCCTTCGAGCCTGCGGAAAAGGACGGCGAACTCGGGTTCAACGTCCGCGTCGGCGGCGGGCTCTCCCGGAAGGAGCCGCGACTCGCGCGCTCGCTGGACGTCTGGGTCCCGCCGGAACAGGCCGCCGACGTCGCCCACGGCATGTCCGCGCTCTTCCGCGAATACGGCGACCGCGAGGACCGCTTCAACGCCCGCATCAAGTTCCTCGTCGACGAGTGGGGCACCGAGAAGATGCGCGAGGTCCTCCAGGCCGAGTTCGTCGACTTCGAACTGCCCACCGCGGGCGAGGACATGCGCGACCAGTACACCTACAACACCGGCACGCAGGCCGGCCACAACGACCACGTCGGCGTCACCGAACAGCCCGACGGCAACTACTACGTCGGCCTGAACGTCCTCGTCGGTCGGATGGGTGCCGACGACACGCTGGCACTGGCCGACCTCGCCGACGAGTATGGCTCCGGCGAGGTACGCCTGACGCAGCGCCAGAACGTCGTCGTCACGGACATCCCCGAGGAGAACCTCGACGACTTCCTCGCCGCGGACCTGCTCGAGGACTACTCGCCCGACCCCTCGCCGTTCATGCGTGGCTCCATCGCCTGCACGGGCTCGGAGTTCTGCTCGCTCTCCATCGTGGAGACGAAGAACCGCCAGGTCCGCTACGCCCGCTGGCTCAAGGACAACGTCACGCTCCCCGCGGACCACGACGAGTTCCACATCCACCTCTCGGGCTGTACGGCCTCCTGCGCCCAGCCACAGATCGCCGACGTCTCCCTGCGAGGCATGAAGACCCGCAAGGACGGCGAACCGGTCGAGGCGCTGGACATCGGCCTGGGCGGCGGCCTGGGCGACGACCCGCGCTTCGCGGACTGGGTCGAGCTGCGCGTCCCCGCCGACGAGGTGCCCGGTGCCATCAAGAACCTCGTCGAGAACTTCAAATCGCATCGGGCAGACGACGAGACCTTCCGCGACTTCGTCGAGGCCCGCGACGAGGAGACGCTCGCCGACCTCGTCGAGCCCGAGGAGACCGACTACGAGGACCCGTTCATGCACAACACGAAGATGACGTGGTACCCCTACGCCGAGGACGATTCGATGGACGCCTCGCCCGCGCCGACGAACGGCAAGGGCGAGCCGCTCCCCTCCGACGACTGA
- a CDS encoding HalOD1 output domain-containing protein, producing MSSQVGTEAGESRAQTQHRAVSETSRAVVDAVAEVAGTTPTALPGLNDVVDPDALDAIFAGDRTNGQVTFNYAGYRVTVDADRRVSVVESVE from the coding sequence ATGTCTTCACAGGTGGGGACCGAGGCGGGAGAATCGCGAGCACAGACGCAACACAGAGCGGTCAGCGAGACGAGCCGTGCGGTCGTCGACGCGGTCGCCGAGGTGGCGGGGACGACTCCGACGGCGCTTCCCGGTCTGAACGATGTTGTCGACCCGGATGCGCTCGACGCTATCTTCGCGGGCGACCGCACGAACGGTCAGGTGACGTTCAACTACGCCGGCTACCGGGTGACCGTCGACGCTGACCGGCGGGTCTCCGTGGTCGAGTCCGTCGAGTGA